The Phragmites australis chromosome 1, lpPhrAust1.1, whole genome shotgun sequence genomic interval GAAATCCAGGTCAATAACATTCTAGTTTGCTTCTAGACCATATTCTAGACAGGAAACCAGTGAAAGAAGGCACCATCATCAGTCAATAACATCCGGGTCATCAACCAAATTCTAGACAGGAAACCAGTGAAAGAAGGCAGCATCATCAGACCATTTAAGAAAGGACGGAAGTCAAACAGCAGTTTTTCAATGGGAAGTTCTGACTTTGAAACTTCCTAGTTTTTCAAGAAAGTGAGGAACAATAACATGATATTTTGCTTCTTAATGCAGCTCTGTATTCTATAGGTACTAGCAATGTTGCACACTTAATATGGTAAATAATTCAATAAATCTAGCTTTAGTAAAATACAGGGTCTCAAAAACAGTGAATCAGAAGCGGGCACATATGGCATATAGCTAAATGCATTCAAAAAATCGTCGAACTTTGTACTGCTATAGCACTTTATGCTAATCACCCTGAACAAAAACTACAAACAAAAATCTTGTACAGCATGTACAAACCAATGTCTATATCCCTCACAACCTGCACAATACAATGTCTGTATCACTAATAGCTTAGTAGTTATGTAGATATCCTTTTATAAAACATAAGATGTTGCTCAATTACAATCATGAACAACACAAGTTCCAAATAAGACACAGTAAATATAAAATCTCCACCACAACATTGACTTAACCAAGCATACATTTACACTCTTCGAAAAGCGAGAAGTTAACAGTCACAAGCAGCTGCTCCTGATGTACAAAATGGATAATCAATATCATTAGTAAGTGATCACTCTATTACGGTACAACAAATAAGATTGGACCTAGATTTTCTATAGACAATTCTATTATCTTAGGCAGTTCAAGTAATTTGTTGACTCAACATTTTCACCAgctaaaaatttcaaaaatgtcattatgcttctgtacactccttttttttctttgggaaGTGGCTTCTGTAAACACTAACTGTTGGACAACAAAAAATACTTGGGTTGTACAGAGAGATACAGCAAATGTTCTGAGTTTGCAAGTTATAATACAAACTAAATGTTGCCATTAAACCCAGAGAAatagagacagagagagaatTTAGTGCTCAGCAGTCAGCATGGCTGAAAAGCAACTAGAACTCTTTGGCACCTTTTACTAGAAGATTAACAAATCACAGAAGCAGGCTAGGATCTCAAGAATGCAAAGAACCATTTCCTTTCATTTTCTGTTGGTATAAGTAAATAACATTTCAAAGTACATCTGTAGATATACCACAGCTCCTGCACCAGGCAATTTTTTAATGGTATGTAAAAAATAGAAATGATAGGTTGGTTGCACAGAACCAGAAGTCATATTCCAAATTCTGTGAGTAGGGAACATTCTCAACATTGACTTGTGCATTGTAGCAGTATGAAAACAGATCATGGATAAAGGGAAAAGGACCTGTTGCTACTTGCTACAGATGTATTGTCGTGTTGACCCAGATGCCGGTTTCTTTATAGAGATAATTCCCTGTGTGCCATTGAATGTTAACGAAATTCTCAATATGCCACTGAAAAAATCATGGTCCCTTCCATGCCatcacttaattttttttcctttccctgTGTGCCATCGCTGTCATAATGGAGGTGACGGCAGTGGCACATAGGGGATGAAAAAACTTAATTTTCCATCCCCTATGTGCCACTTCAGTCACCTTTGTTATGACGGCAATGGCACTTAGAGGATGAAAAAAACTTAGTTGGTGGTATGGAAGGGACCATGATTTTTTCAGTGGCAAATCAAGAACTTTGTTAATATGTACTGGCACATAGGGAATTATCTCTTCTTTATAAGGATATGGTCAAAACTAATTGGAGCATTGGTACCCATTGCTCATACAGTTTATTTCAGATTGAGTTTCCTTTATGCTTTCTTCATTTCTAATACTTTGTTTCATGTGTCACAAAACAATAATGCGCCAGTAACTATGCACTAATCATCAACATCAGCTATAATAAGGTTTTTTATAATCCAGAATGGTACTGATAGCATATACACGTGTATGCACTTAATTTAATATCCTTGTATAAGCATGCCTTCTCAAAGACCAAATCTACTAAAATAACAGAAACAACTACAGTATTGGTGGTATCATGTATCCAATTGTACATTAACCATGGCAATCATTTATCAAGGAATCCAAGccaaccaacaaaaaaaaattaagtgacTAAACATCAGTCATTTCAGCTGAAAGAGTACCTTCTCAGAAGGCCGCAATTTGCTGCTGGTGAACCCCTCAGAAACAAGCTTAAGGACAGCATCTCTCAGCCTCTCGTAGTCCTCCCTGACATTGTAAATCTGGTGTGAGATCCTCACATACCCTGTCACTGGATCACCATTCTTATCCTTTGCCATCTTCTGCCCTTCTTCCCTTCTTGAATTGTAGTATATTGGAACCTCCACCGCAAAATCCTTCCTCAAAATAGTCCTCACTCTcatctcatcatcatcactctcgACACCAAAGCAGCCTGGCAATCCCACCATAACCATGCTTCCGCACAGTTCTGGTGGTGAGCCAAGAAACGTTCCCCAAGCCTCAGCAAGCATCCTACCCATCTCAATCACTTTCTCATGGTTTCGGCTGCGTATTCCCTCAATCCCACCCTCAAATCGGTTAATAAAGTCAATAGCCTCAGACACAACAAGGTGGGCACTGTAATCCCGTGTCCCGATCCATCCACTCTCCATAGGCAGCCCATTGCCATACTCATGCGAGACGACAGGGTGGTGGAGCTGGGACGCTATCGGATCATCCTTGCGGGTGTGCAAGAACGCCACAGCCGGTGGGCAAAAGAACCACTTGTGGAGGTTGCTTGCGTAGAAATCGGCCCCAATGTCACGCACGTCCACAGGGACTTGCCCGATGGAGTGCGCAGCGTCAACAAACACCTTGTCCACGCCCTCTTCTCGGCAGATGGCAACGAGCTCCTTCACCGGGATGACAACACTGGGCATGGAGGTGATGTGGTCGATAACCGCGAGCCGGACCCTACGGCCCCCAGCCTTAGCAACCGCGAGCGCAGCACGGAACTCAGCAATAATAGCGTTGGCAGAGGCGACGGGGAACGGAAGGGGCACCTCGACAACGGTGGCCCCCGCCCGCGCTACGTAGGCGTGGATGGACTTCTTGACGGCGCCATAGGCGTAGTGGAGCATGAGCACCGCGTCCCCGCGCGCGAAGTGGCCCTCGGCGAAGCTCCACGCGGCGTGCTGCAGaacgatggcggcggcggtggtggcgttgTCGACGAGCGAGACCTCCGAGACGTCCCCAGCGCCGACGGCGTCGGCCACGGCGGCGCGCGAGCGGAGGAGCCCCTGCTGGAGGCCGTGGAAGTAGAAGGCGTCGGGTTGGGCGAGGAAGAGGCTCTGCCAGCGGGCCTGCGCGGCGAGCACGGAGGCCGGGCAGCAGCCGAAGCTGCCGTTGTTGACGCGCGCGATGGCGGCGTCGTGGTGCGCGAACTCCGCGCGGATCTCGGCCACCGAGATCACCGAGCGCGGGCGCTTCGCCGGGGATGGGCCGTTTCCGTTGCCGTGGTGCTCGTGGCCGTTCTTGGCCACCGCGTCGTCGTCGGGCGGGGCCGACGCCATCGCCCCTGCCGCCGCGCTAGGGTTCGTTGGCCCGGATGggcgaagagagagagagaattgagATTGATGGGAGAGAAAGAcagagaaatagagagagagtgCGGGTCTGTGCGGTGCGGAGCTGGAGGATTGGATTGGGGTCGGCACTCGAGCCGGGCCGCCCGAATTCGTCAGTCGCTGCGTGACTTCATTAATTGGGCGCTTGCCGGATAAACGAGGGCCGCCTCGGCTGTCCGGAAATAAAAATATCAATGTCGCCTAATGAACCTGCGATATCTTATTTTGAtcgaattaatttaatttatgatagaataaacattagtgcgttgtaatttttttctgaaTCGTCTAGTGCTATTAAGATATTTGTGTGATATTTTGGATTCCCTGatttgataaaaataaaaaattgaacatAGTGATTTTAATAAGAACTGCAACATATACGAGCGTTGCCATGTACGATATACGATCATTATGGCTTAAACAAGTACCACGTCTAAATCGAATATGTCTTAGAGAATATAAACAACAGGATTACAACATCTGGTCTACTGAGTGCAACGTGGGTATTTTCCCTTTCTCGCCTCTTCGGGTCATGCGTCACACGCCCGATGTGCCCTATCGCGCTTCCTCTCTCTCCGCCTCACGGGCATCCGCCATCATGCAGTTATGCTCCTCCTTTTATCTTCTGCTACTCCTCCGAAATATGCTTGTGTGTAGCGTCCCTCCTCTCATCGGCTTTCATCCCATAGAAGCATCTTCAAGTAACATGGTGCTCAGTATGAAGAAGGAACATATCCGCTTCTAACTAGACAGTATTCAGCCACTATAAGAAGTCACATATTGGTGATGATGACTGCAATGAAGACCAAAATGTTAAGTGATAAATATTAGTTTTTTAGGAGTTGTTTAGAAAGAAGTTATTACCGGATGGTGGGATCCGATATTGGTGCTTCACTAGGGTGGATCATACTAGTAGTTGcgacacatgaagaacctccttccgtATGTGTAGGAAAATTGATCACTCTACAAATATTTCCACACCAGCATGTGGGCACTTCGGCCCATCAGGTGTAGTATTCGGTATGTATTTTTTGGAGAAATGATCAGACGCCATTTTCGTCGCAGTTGTAAAGGTTGAGGCTAGTGGTTTGGTTCTGCATATGGGTAGGAcatcatctatttatacagcGGATTCatgctggtgcatggactaagtccacaTAAATCAGCCCTAGAAAGCAATTCATTCTGTAGTAAGGTGTGGTCATATCAACTGGAGAAActacttctaaaaaggctatTTCTGAAAAGTctacatctgaaaaggctacttttgaAAAGACTACTTGTGAAAAGCATACTTATGAAAAAGCTACGTCTGAAAagactacttctgaaaagcctatGTCTAAAAAATATTGCTCTGAAAATGCTACTAATGAGAGGACTAATTCTGCAAAGGTTAGGTCTGAAAATGGAGTACATGTTTTATTATCAAGGTTGCATGTGTGCGGATAATACAAATGTGACGGTAATATTACACCGTGGTAAAAGGTTTTATGCTACTACAATGCATCTATAAAATGCTTATGTATCTTGAAAGTAAAGCCACAACGATCAATAGAGGGTAGGGCAAGGAAGAAGGGGGCTAGGAGGCTCGCGGTAAGATGGTAGGGTTCGTTTGGTCCAACTGAGTACAATGAGCCTCTCTACAACTTCCCTTTTACAAGATAAGATTGATTTTTGTTCTCCAAGTCAACTAAGGATTAACGAGCACCAGAATGAGTTGTGGCCGAAGTGCTCAAATGGATACGATTGCGTCATCAGATGTACGATGGGAGCATTCATGGAGGACATCGATTCTTCCGATGTCCTCTTGGTAGGGTGAGAACTATATACCATGACCATCtgtatcatttttttaaaatattatacattCTGACCTTCACATTTCTTCAGGCCTCTGATGATGACCCCGACAACTGCCAGTATACAAGATGGGTCGATCGTCCAATTCTATAGTATATCCAAGATTACGTCAACCACCTACGAGACCAAATCTTCGATTTACATAGGGAGGTGGAGGATATACTAAGTCCTCCTGTAATACACCTAGATGATTCTTCTATATGTATATCCATGGTGCACCTGTCCGTGCCACAATAGggaggctcctcctcctccttcatcaGAGCAATACGGTGCTGGAGATTGTTGGAACTCACGAATCTCCTCGCAGTTCACTCTAAGTCGGTACAATTAGAACAATTGTCAGGACAGCATTGTAATTTGTGTATCGTTCCATCGGTCTTCTCCCAATTACattccctaaggtatgttaggtGAAACTCTAGTACATCACTAGGGGTATCGTATATGCCATTGTATGTTAGGTTgacatgtttattatgattgttatggaatGCTCGTGATACGCCTCTATGGTCCGAATAGAATCATAA includes:
- the LOC133910541 gene encoding putative L-cysteine desulfhydrase 1 isoform X1, which translates into the protein MASAPPDDDAVAKNGHEHHGNGNGPSPAKRPRSVISVAEIRAEFAHHDAAIARVNNGSFGCCPASVLAAQARWQSLFLAQPDAFYFHGLQQGLLRSRAAVADAVGAGDVSEVSLVDNATTAAAIVLQHAAWSFAEGHFARGDAVLMLHYAYGAVKKSIHAYVARAGATVVEVPLPFPVASANAIIAEFRAALAVAKAGGRRVRLAVIDHITSMPSVVIPVKELVAICREEGVDKVFVDAAHSIGQVPVDVRDIGADFYASNLHKWFFCPPAVAFLHTRKDDPIASQLHHPVVSHEYGNGLPMESGWIGTRDYSAHLVVSEAIDFINRFEGGIEGIRSRNHEKVIEMGRMLAEAWGTFLGSPPELCGSMVMVGLPGCFGVESDDDEMRVRTILRKDFAVEVPIYYNSRREEGQKMAKDKNGDPVTGYVRISHQIYNVREDYERLRDAVLKLVSEGFTSSKLRPSEKEQLLVTVNFSLFEECKCMLG
- the LOC133910541 gene encoding putative L-cysteine desulfhydrase 1 isoform X3, with amino-acid sequence MASAPPDDDAVAKNGHEHHGNGNGPSPAKRPRSVISVAEIRAEFAHHDAAIARVNNGSFGCCPASVLAAQARWQSLFLAQPDAFYFHGLQQGLLRSRAAVADAVGAGDVSEVSLVDNATTAAAIVLQHAAWSFAEGHFARGDAVLMLHYAYGAVKKSIHAYVARAGATVVEVPLPFPVASANAIIAEFRAALAVAKAGGRRVRLAVIDHITSMPSVVIPVKELVAICREEGVDKVFVDAAHSIGQVPVDVRDIGADFYASNLHKWFFCPPAVAFLHTRKDDPIASQLHHPVVSHEYGNGLPMESGWIGTRDYSAHLVVSEAIDFINRFEGGIEGIRSRNHEKVIEMGRMLAEAWGTFLGSPPELCGSMVMVGLPGCFGVESDDDEMRVRTILRKDFAVEVPIYYNSRREEGQKMAKDKNGDPVTGYVRISHQIYNVREDYERLRDAVLKLVSEGFTSSKLRPSEKQEALV
- the LOC133910541 gene encoding putative L-cysteine desulfhydrase 1 isoform X2, yielding MASAPPDDDAVAKNGHEHHGNGNGPSPAKRPRSVISVAEIRAEFAHHDAAIARVNNGSFGCCPASVLAAQARWQSLFLAQPDAFYFHGLQQGLLRSRAAVADAVGAGDVSEVSLVDNATTAAAIVLQHAAWSFAEGHFARGDAVLMLHYAYGAVKKSIHAYVARAGATVVEVPLPFPVASANAIIAEFRAALAVAKAGGRRVRLAVIDHITSMPSVVIPVKELVAICREEGVDKVFVDAAHSIGQVPVDVRDIGADFYASNLHKWFFCPPAVAFLHTRKDDPIASQLHHPVVSHEYGNGLPMESGWIGTRDYSAHLVVSEAIDFINRFEGGIEGIRSRNHEKVIEMGRMLAEAWGTFLGSPPELCGSMVMVGLPGCFGVESDDDEMRVRTILRKDFAVEVPIYYNSRREEGQKMAKDKNGDPVTGYVRISHQIYNVREDYERLRDAVLKLVSEGFTSSKLRPSEKSGKSLASVVLYLHP